ACCGCTGGCCCAATATCCACCGGGCTCAAGCCCCCTGACTCTGAGGGTGGTTGCTCTGTCTCGCCTGTTGGTGCCGCAAGCGAACATACCGGCCACCACCGCTCTCGGAGTTCTCGATAAAAGCGGAAGAATCAATGCCCTTCATGCCGGCGCCAATGTCGTGATGCTGGACTTCACCCCGGTGAAATACCGCCGGTTCTATGATATTTATCCGGGTAAGGCCCGCGCATTGACTGAGATGGATACGTATCTGCCGATCCTGAGGGAAGAACTCGCGGCCATTGGCCGACCCGTCGGATGAAATACGGCGTTCACGGATAATAATCGGCCGCAGCCGGATCAATATCTGATGGCAGGGCCTGTCAGGGAAACATCTTTCCGATTGACTTTTCCTGTTCATCTATGCAATAGGAACGGGCACTTGGTTGGGGTGTAAGCATTGCGGATTGTGCATTGTTTCGATAAATACGGACCGGTTTTTTCCGCTTATGGAAGAGAAAACGACAGCAGTAAACGGAGAGGGGCGGCTCGGTAATTAAACAAGGGGAGGGGATGCGAAGAATGAGTAAGGAAAACTTGGAAGGGAAAAGATGGTGGATCGCTCTTGCGGCGGTCGTGATACAGCTGTGTCTGGGTACGGTCTATGCGTGGTCTGTTTTTAAAAACCCTTTGATGGAGATGCACCACTGGGATGGGACGAGTGTTCAGTACACCTTCATGATTTTAATGCTGATCATTGGATTGTCGGCCGCTTTTGGTGGAACACTGGTTGATAAGAGGGGCCCTCGTTTTGTGGCTACAATTGGTGGGATTCTCTTCGGTATCGGTACGCTGATCGCGGGTTACGCTGATCAGGTGGGTAATATCTACATCCTTTATCTGGGCTTCGGCGTGATCGCCGCTCTGGGTAATGGGTTTGGTTACGTTACCCCCATCGCCACCTTGATACGCTGGTTTCCGGACAAACGGGGGCTTGTAACCGGTTTGGCCGTTATGGGTTTCGGAGCGGGTGCTTTTTTTATGGGGAAAATCGCTCCTCCCATGATCACCGCTTTTAAACAAGTTGATCCATCGGGAAATATCATCGCCTCTGGTGTGGCCACCACCTGGTACATCTGGGGTATCATATTCTTTGTCTTGGTAACCGGGGCCGCACAATTTTTCAAGAATCCCCCTCAGGGATGGCTGCCCGCAGGTTTCAAGCCCGCTGCTTCTGCTGTTTCCGCTGCGGATTCGTTCACGTTAGGCGAAGCCATATCAAGGCCCCAATGGTGGATGCTCTGGTCTATGCTGTGCCTGAATATCTCCGCTGGTCTTGGTCTCATTTCACAGCACTCTCCATTGGCTCAAGATATTTATAAAAAAACGATGGGATTGGCCGGTGATTTAACTCCGGAAAACATCGCGGTGGTCGCCGCCGCGGGTGGTGCCGTCGTGGCTTATGCAGCCATATTCAATGGTTTGGGGAGACTTTTCTGGGCGAAAATATCCGATAATATCGGACGCAAGATGGTTTTTATGATCATGTTTGCGAGCCAGGCGGTTCTGTATGTGCTGATTGCCAAAGGTTATATTTCCAGTTACTATCTTTTCATGATCGTATCCTGCTACCTTTTGGCCTGCTATGGCGGGGGCTTCGCCACCATGCCGGCTTTTGCCGCCGATTCGTTTGGCCCGGCCAATATTGGCAAGGTGTATGGGTTTATGCTTACCGCGTGGAGCGTCGCCGGAATCATTGGGCCTTTCGTATTTGAGGCATTCAAATCGCAAGCCCTGTTCATCGCCGCTGGTTTGCTGACCGCTGGTTTTGTTGTTACCATGGCTTACAAACCGCCCAGAGGCAAAAATGCATAGTGAAGTATAAGATTGAACCCTCCTGCGGTTACAAAATCGCAGGAGGGTTTTTTTATGCTTTTTACGCACGGGTCGTAATTTTATTTTCCTGTTGACTTTCTTTTTTTTTCTGTGCCACAGACGGATTCGATCAATTAAGGACGCGGCGGTGTCTAAAAGAAAAGCCCTTGTTCAAACCGGACTTTCAAACAGGGGAGACGGTTGACCGGGGATTGACAGCTTCAATGGATCAGAAGGAACGGCAGGCCGGAATCCGAAGGGGTGACAGGCGGGTGCATCGCTGTAGAAAAAATACATTTGGAAAGGTAAAGAGCGGTGGATTTTGAGAATCTGGAAGAAAGGAGATGGCTGATTGCGACTGCGGCAGTTGTCACGCAACTGTGCCTGGGGGCGGCTTATGCATGGGTCATATTCCAGATCCCCCTCGTTCAGTCCCTTGGTTGGACGGAGCCCGTCGCCCGGACAACGATAGTCATCATGATGGTGTCCATGGGTGTGGGGGCCTTCGTGGGCGGCAGCCGGGCGGACAAGGGGGCTGTGCGGCGGGCAGCCACGCTTGGAGCCATTCTTTTGGGACTGGGGACACTTCTGACGGGATTTGCGGCAACGCAGGGCAACCTCTGGGTGCTGTATATCGGTTGCGGTGTTCTTGTTGGTTGTGGTTTCGGATGGAGTTGTGTCACGTCTCTTGGGATGCTGGTTCGCTGGTTCCCGGACCGGCGCGGGTTGAGCATGGGATTAGCGTTTATGGGCTTTGGCGCGGGTATTGCGCTGATGGGTTATTATGAGCCCTCCATGTTAACCTTTTTCGGAGGGGCAAGAACGTGCTTTATCCTGGGGGCCGCTTTCTTGTTTTTGGCAACTGGTTCAGCCCGGATGTTTGCAAATCCTCCGGCGGATTGGCTGCCGAAAGGGTTTGCCTCTACTGATGCCAGGATGACCGACGTCGATTCTTTTCGCTTCAGTGAAGCAATCAGGACACCCCAGTGGTGGATGTTCTGGGTGATGTTCTTTCTTAGTGTGATGGTGGGTCTCGGGTTTGTATCCCAGCTTTCCCCTTTTGCTCAGTTTGCACTCAAAAAAATCTCGCCCGCCATCACTCCGGAAGAACTGGTCCGGCAGAAAAGTTTGATTATAGGGTTGGCCTCCGTCTTTATCGCCTTAGGGCCCGTGCTCTGGGCGGCCATATCCGACCACATCGGTCGTAGAAGCGTCATGATCACGATGTTTTATGTGCAATCCATGTTTTTCCTTTTTTATCCCTATGTGTCGCATCTCATGCAATTTGCGGGTATCGCTTGCTTTCTGTTCTCCTGTTTTGGAGGGAGCTTTGCAATAATAGCGGCTTACGCGGCTGATTGCTTTGGCCCTGGCTACATCGAAAAGATCTACGGAACCATGCTGACGGCGTGGGGCTGCGCCGGCGTGGCCGCTCCCGTCGTTTTTAACTTGCCGGTGATTAAACCGCTCGCATTTTATCTCACGTCGGCTATCCTGTTCCTGGGTTTTCTGATCGCGATCGGTTGCCGGCCGCCCAAACATAAGGGCCCTATTAGCGTGAAGGGGGCCTAGAACGGGAAAGACAGGATTGCCCCGCCTCTCCCGTTTTGTCCCTTTCACAAGACTTTCCGATCAACCCAGGGCATCCATGGAATCTTCAAGCTGCTGAATTTCCGCCTCCAGTTCCTGCCTGGTCAAAACACCCTTCTTCTCGAGAAGATTGATGATTGCTTCCAGTTGAATGGATTCCAGAATCATCAGGGACTGCAGTTCCTCAAGGTCTTCCTCATTCATCATGTGGGGTATGCTTATCCTTTCAGTGTAATATGTTGTCCAGAAATATCGACGGCTTCATCCGCCAGTGATCGTTCGCAATATTCACCGTGTAGTCGGCGTGACAAGAGCGGCCACCCTGCAAAAGATCGATGGCGCTATAACACAAAGCCTTTCGTGTTGACAAATCATTTGTCCGTGCCGTAAAGAGTAACAACTTGATTAAGGAATCCTGCCCCGCCCCTTCGGGGCGCCTCAAGGATTTCTTCTTGTGGTTTGTTGTCCCCGTATGGATTCCTTCTCTTGCCCTCGTTATCATGAATAATCCGTGATTCCGATGGAACCGCCGGCGGGTTTTTGGGATATGAAGAATGAGGCGTGCATTTTTCCTGCAAATCCGGCAGATACATGTATTCGGAACATGTTTCCTTCGCAGCTGTCGGGGGCTGTCCGACCGCGTGTATTACGGAGGACTCCACCAGTGGTGATACGGTCACATTGTGACGGTTACGCATGTTTGAAAAGAAAATGATCAGATCAGTTGAGGATTGAATGGGAATTGACCAAGGGTTCATCTGGCAGGCCTTGCGGCGGATACGGGAAACAAAACCGGTGATTCACAACATCACCAACTATGTGGTGATGAATAACACAGCCAACGCGCTGCTGGCCCTGGGGGCCTCCCCGGTGATGGCCCATGCGCCGGAGGAAGCGGCGGATATGGTCGGGATTGCCTCCGGTCTCGTGATCAATATCGGAACCCCGAGCCGGGACTGGGTCGAAGGGATGCATCGGGCCATGGAGGCGGCAAAGAAAAGAGGGATTCCGATTATTCTCGACCCGGTTGGAGCGGGGGCGACCCCGTATCGCACCCGGATCGTTCATGACCTGATCAAGACGGCCACGCCCGCCGTTATCCGGGGAAATGCCTCGGAAATCACGGCCTTGGCGGAAGGAAAGACGTCAACCGGGGGTGTCGATAGTCTGATAACCTCCCGCCGCGCCTTCCAGGCGGCGCAGTTACTCAGCCGCGATCTGGGGACGGTTGTTTGCGTCAGCGGCGAGACGGATTATGTCATCCGTTTGGAACAGTCGGTGGCGGTCGGGAACGGACATTCCATGATGCCCATGGTAACCGGTCTTGGCTGTACCGCAACGGTCCTGTGCTGCGCATTTGCCGCCGTCGAAAACGATTGGCTGGCGGCCGCGGTTTGTGCCATGGCTGTTATGGGTGTTGCCGGAGAAATTGCCGGCGAGGATTGTTCCGGCCCCGGCAGTTTTCAGGTTCGCTTCCTGGATGCCCTGTACCGGATGAAGGAACAGGACCTTGGCGGAGTCAGGCTGGAGGGTGGGTAATGGAAGGGCTTTATCTGGTGACGGACCGCGGGCTCTGCGGGACGAAAAGCATCGAAACGGTCGTGGAAAGAGCTGTGGCCGCCGGTGTCCGGTATGTGCAGCTCCGTGAAAAGGATCTCCCGACGCGGCCTTTCGTTGAACTGGCCGTTCGCCTGAAAAAACGCCTGGAGCCCATGGGGGTGTCCCTGTTGATTAACGATCGGGTCGATGTGGCCTTGGCGTCCGGCGCAAAAGGAGTCCATGTGGGGCAGGAGGATATGCCCTATGAAACGGCCCGCAGACTTTTGGGACCATCCGCTGTCATCGGACTCTCCGTAGAAACCTGGGAGGATGTGGTGGCCGCCGAGCGCCTTGATGTAGATTATCTGGGGGTGAGCCCCGTTTTCGACACGCCGACGAAAACCGACACGAAGGGTGCGTGGGGCCTGGAGGGCCTGGCCCGCATCCGGACCTACTCCCGTCATCCTCTGGTTGCCATCGGGGGATTGAATACGACCAATGTGGAATCGGTTATCATGGCGGGAGCGGACTGCGTGGCAGTTGTGTCCGCGATTTGTGCTGCCGAAGACCCGTTCCGGGCGGCTGGCGATCTGAATGAAATCATCCATGGGGCCCTGCAAAAACGGGCTTTATGGGCAACGGGCCGGCGATGAACAAACTCCCTTCAAAATTCGTCATATTTGATTTTTCCGGAACCCTGAGTCTCGCCGCTGTTGAATTCAGCCGATCAGAGAATCTGGTCCCGGCACTGGAAGCAAGCGGCCTTTTTGCGATGGGTGTGACGACGGAGTCATTCTTTTGGGATGAGATCGTCTATCCGACCTGGGGCGAGGGCAGCACGACATCGCGGGGCTACCAGGCGGTGCTCGTGGAGCGGATCGCCGCACTGGGCCTTCATGCCCCGGCCCCGGGTGATTCCAATTCCGAGGCTTCCATTCAGAAGGCGGTGACGGACCTCTTGCGTCGTTATTTCGACCAGTGCCGGATTGACCGACGCTGGAGAACGCTCCTTCGCGAATTGCAGAAAAATCCTGCCGTTCAAGTTCTGGTTGCCACGGACCACTATGCCGAGGCGACGCCGCTGATCAAGGCGCGTTTGGCGGACTGGAACATCGAAGCCATTGGTCTTTCCGAAGCGGCGCGGGGGATGAAGAATCCCTTCATCGTTGCCAATTCCTCTGATCTGGGATGGCACAAGGCGGATATCCGTTACTGGGAGCGCATCCGCCAGGTTCTGGATCCGGGTCGCCAGGATCGCATCCTTTTGGTGGACGATTTCGGGGGCAACGAGGACAGCAGCGATCCCTACGGGGACCCGGCGCGGGTGACGACCCGCCGGATGGAAACGGGGAGGGTTCTCCGGGAGGTTTTCCCCGGACCGGTCGACATTTATCCCTTTGTTATCGACCGATCGGAAATCAGCCATTCCAATATGTCAGACAAGAACGGCCTCTACGGTTCCCATATCGCGCGGGCCATATTGCATATCCAGTTGTTTCTCACATCCAGGCAGGGTGCGTGAACCTCCTGATGGATTGTGGTCCGGCAGGGTGATGCTGCCAGCGGGAAAAGATACGGGTAGAGATCATCAGAAGCCGGGATAAAGAATGATGAACTGGTATTCTCTGACCGTTATCTGCCTGTTTTTTTACGGGATTCAGCGGTTCCTTTACAAGGTGTCCGCGGAGCGTAACTGCAACACCGCCTGGACGACCCTGTCCTTCATGGGGACGGTGGCCTTGCTGAGCACATGCCTCTGGTTTGCATCCGATGAAACATTGAAAAACCCGTCCTGGCTCCTGATTCTCTCCCTGATCAACAGCCTGACCTTTTTCATCGACACAATTGTGACCATCGAGGCACTCCGGTACCTTCCGACCAATGTCGTCTATCCCCTGACCCGGATGAGCGCCGTGCTCGTGGTCCTCTTTTCCGTATTCTATTTCCATGATCGGTAGAACACGTATCAGGCGGCGGTCATCATCGTGGCCATCGGCGTCATCCTGACCCTGACACGTTTTACAGAGGATGAGCGGCACGAAAACCGCAACCTCCGCAAGGGGCTTTTCCTGATTGTCCTGGCCGTTTTGACCGGCGCCGTGGCGGCCGTTTCCAGCAAGTTTGCCGCCCTGTACACGAATCAGATGGCGTTCATCGCCCTCACTTACACGCTCAGCATGTTCTTTTCCCTGGGATTGCGAAAACCTTTCGAGAGAGGGGGGGCGAACACCCGGTATGGCGAGGCTTTGTGGATCGGGTTTTTCATCGGTCTGGTCAATTTCGGGGCCTTTTATACCCTGCTCCAGGCGATGGCAAAGGGCCCCCTGTCCATTATCATTCCCGTGGTCGGGATGAACTTCGTGGTCGCCAATATCCTGGCTGCGGTCTTCTACCGAGAAAAACTGACCTGGCTGAAAGCGGCGGCCATTCTCCTGACCGTGATCTCCCTCGCTCTGATGAAAATGGGCCAGCCCTGACGTTTCCCCGCCGAAATGCCCGGTCACAAGCTGCCGGTCGGCTTACGATTTGATATTGAAAGCCCCTTCCTTCAGGAAGGGAAGGGCAAGGCTCCCCCAGAGGATTTTGAGGTGCACGGTGCCTTCAATTTTGTAGGGAATGTCCCTGCCCATGATGAAGGATTTCAAGGGCGACCCCATGCCGTCAAGCTCCATGGTGAGCGGGATGGTGATTTCCCTGGTGGATTGCGGCGGGACCTCGAAAGCCTCGGCATAACATCCCTGCGCCGCCTCGCGGTTCTCGAGGGCAAACCGGTACTCCAGGGACCTGAAACTCAGGCTGTAACCGTTGGGATTCTGAA
The DNA window shown above is from Deltaproteobacteria bacterium and carries:
- a CDS encoding OFA family MFS transporter, with the translated sequence MSKENLEGKRWWIALAAVVIQLCLGTVYAWSVFKNPLMEMHHWDGTSVQYTFMILMLIIGLSAAFGGTLVDKRGPRFVATIGGILFGIGTLIAGYADQVGNIYILYLGFGVIAALGNGFGYVTPIATLIRWFPDKRGLVTGLAVMGFGAGAFFMGKIAPPMITAFKQVDPSGNIIASGVATTWYIWGIIFFVLVTGAAQFFKNPPQGWLPAGFKPAASAVSAADSFTLGEAISRPQWWMLWSMLCLNISAGLGLISQHSPLAQDIYKKTMGLAGDLTPENIAVVAAAGGAVVAYAAIFNGLGRLFWAKISDNIGRKMVFMIMFASQAVLYVLIAKGYISSYYLFMIVSCYLLACYGGGFATMPAFAADSFGPANIGKVYGFMLTAWSVAGIIGPFVFEAFKSQALFIAAGLLTAGFVVTMAYKPPRGKNA
- a CDS encoding OFA family MFS transporter, with the translated sequence MDFENLEERRWLIATAAVVTQLCLGAAYAWVIFQIPLVQSLGWTEPVARTTIVIMMVSMGVGAFVGGSRADKGAVRRAATLGAILLGLGTLLTGFAATQGNLWVLYIGCGVLVGCGFGWSCVTSLGMLVRWFPDRRGLSMGLAFMGFGAGIALMGYYEPSMLTFFGGARTCFILGAAFLFLATGSARMFANPPADWLPKGFASTDARMTDVDSFRFSEAIRTPQWWMFWVMFFLSVMVGLGFVSQLSPFAQFALKKISPAITPEELVRQKSLIIGLASVFIALGPVLWAAISDHIGRRSVMITMFYVQSMFFLFYPYVSHLMQFAGIACFLFSCFGGSFAIIAAYAADCFGPGYIEKIYGTMLTAWGCAGVAAPVVFNLPVIKPLAFYLTSAILFLGFLIAIGCRPPKHKGPISVKGA
- the thiM gene encoding hydroxyethylthiazole kinase yields the protein MGIDQGFIWQALRRIRETKPVIHNITNYVVMNNTANALLALGASPVMAHAPEEAADMVGIASGLVINIGTPSRDWVEGMHRAMEAAKKRGIPIILDPVGAGATPYRTRIVHDLIKTATPAVIRGNASEITALAEGKTSTGGVDSLITSRRAFQAAQLLSRDLGTVVCVSGETDYVIRLEQSVAVGNGHSMMPMVTGLGCTATVLCCAFAAVENDWLAAAVCAMAVMGVAGEIAGEDCSGPGSFQVRFLDALYRMKEQDLGGVRLEGG
- the thiE gene encoding thiamine phosphate synthase, which produces MEGLYLVTDRGLCGTKSIETVVERAVAAGVRYVQLREKDLPTRPFVELAVRLKKRLEPMGVSLLINDRVDVALASGAKGVHVGQEDMPYETARRLLGPSAVIGLSVETWEDVVAAERLDVDYLGVSPVFDTPTKTDTKGAWGLEGLARIRTYSRHPLVAIGGLNTTNVESVIMAGADCVAVVSAICAAEDPFRAAGDLNEIIHGALQKRALWATGRR
- a CDS encoding DMT family transporter, producing the protein MAIGVILTLTRFTEDERHENRNLRKGLFLIVLAVLTGAVAAVSSKFAALYTNQMAFIALTYTLSMFFSLGLRKPFERGGANTRYGEALWIGFFIGLVNFGAFYTLLQAMAKGPLSIIIPVVGMNFVVANILAAVFYREKLTWLKAAAILLTVISLALMKMGQP
- a CDS encoding LEA type 2 family protein gives rise to the protein MSRYLRMIFVLVILCLHCACLDRVVEKPAFTLKNVSLTLHSMKELKARLTVEVQNPNGYSLSFRSLEYRFALENREAAQGCYAEAFEVPPQSTREITIPLTMELDGMGSPLKSFIMGRDIPYKIEGTVHLKILWGSLALPFLKEGAFNIKS